A genomic stretch from Longimicrobium sp. includes:
- a CDS encoding response regulator: protein MSRILVVEDTLEIAEGLQRTLEYDGYEVSLATKAAHALAVATSDKPELIVLDLGLPDRDGYHVLQQLRERGVQTPVLILSARREEEDKLQGFRLGADDYVTKPFSILELMARISALLRRARPAAPSTDGAAEAPRPAALADEALRERFNLTARQIEVARLLGEGFTNAEIATKLEMSYYTARNHTEQVLAKLGVSSRAAVGALLYGQG, encoded by the coding sequence ATGAGCCGCATCCTCGTCGTCGAAGACACGCTCGAGATCGCCGAAGGGCTCCAGCGCACCCTGGAGTACGACGGCTACGAAGTGTCGCTGGCCACCAAGGCGGCGCACGCGCTGGCCGTGGCCACCAGCGACAAGCCCGAGCTGATCGTGCTGGACCTGGGCCTCCCGGACCGCGACGGCTACCACGTCCTGCAGCAGCTCCGTGAGCGCGGCGTGCAGACGCCGGTCCTCATCCTCTCCGCGCGCCGCGAGGAGGAGGACAAGCTGCAGGGCTTCCGCCTGGGCGCGGACGATTACGTCACCAAGCCGTTCAGCATCTTGGAGCTGATGGCGCGCATCTCCGCCCTGCTTCGCCGCGCCCGCCCCGCCGCCCCCTCCACGGACGGCGCCGCCGAAGCCCCCCGCCCCGCCGCCCTGGCCGACGAGGCCCTGCGCGAGCGCTTCAACCTCACCGCCCGCCAGATCGAAGTCGCGCGCCTCCTGGGCGAGGGCTTCACGAACGCGGAGATCGCCACCAAGCTCGAAATGAGCTACTACACCGCCCGCAACCACACCGAGCAGGTCCTGGCCAAGCTCGGCGTGTCGTCGCGGGCGGCGGTGGGGGCGCTGCTGTACGGGCAGGGGTGA
- a CDS encoding ATP-binding protein has translation MTHDEVRACTLLLVDDEIPNLELLQVLLEVEGYTRVISTSDARQAIPLWERHAPDLVLLDLHMPHRDGFAILNDIRELTPPGEFRPVLVLTADITPEAKERALSSGAKDFINKPIDATEALLRVQNLLETRVLYRREREARQAAELLAEASRVLNASLDAATAVAQLARLVVPRVADCCVVDLFDFESGEPVRAGAAHADPAEEPRVKAGVLASGPGSETAWAPSPEEAAACFGGASAGSAVAVPLRAAGRAVGRMVLGRSAPFTPPDVALAEELGHRTAMAVENARLFRAARQATEAREHTLAVVAHDLRNPLTAIRMDAEMLRSILAPRLDDFERGSLVRIDQVAGQMDGLIQDLLDVSRMERGATALELAPRAADDLLSEAADTLGPLASAHGLTLEVRGCGPETMVNADGSRVVQVLSNLVGNAVKFTPEGGTITLSCHRDGDEEVRFAVADTGAGIEPEQLPHIFGAFWQARHADRRGLGLGLSIARGLVEAHGGRIWVESEPGSGTTFHFTLPAHAAHPAAAV, from the coding sequence ATGACGCACGACGAAGTGCGCGCCTGCACCCTGCTGCTGGTCGACGACGAGATCCCCAACCTGGAGCTCCTCCAGGTGCTCCTCGAAGTGGAAGGCTACACGCGCGTCATCAGCACCTCGGACGCCCGTCAGGCGATCCCGCTCTGGGAGCGCCACGCGCCGGATCTGGTGCTGCTGGACCTGCACATGCCCCACCGCGACGGCTTCGCCATCCTCAACGACATCCGCGAGCTGACCCCGCCCGGCGAGTTCCGCCCCGTGCTCGTCCTCACCGCGGACATCACGCCCGAGGCCAAGGAGCGCGCCCTTTCGTCTGGCGCCAAGGACTTCATCAACAAGCCGATCGACGCCACCGAGGCGCTGCTCCGCGTGCAGAACCTGCTGGAGACGCGCGTCCTCTACCGCCGCGAGCGCGAGGCACGCCAGGCCGCCGAGCTCCTCGCCGAGGCGAGCCGCGTCCTCAACGCCTCGCTCGACGCCGCCACCGCCGTCGCGCAACTCGCCCGCCTGGTGGTGCCGCGCGTGGCCGACTGCTGCGTCGTGGACCTCTTCGACTTCGAGAGCGGCGAGCCCGTCCGCGCCGGCGCCGCCCACGCCGACCCAGCCGAGGAGCCGCGCGTGAAGGCCGGCGTCCTCGCCTCCGGCCCCGGCTCGGAGACGGCGTGGGCCCCCTCGCCGGAAGAGGCGGCGGCGTGCTTCGGCGGCGCATCGGCCGGGTCCGCCGTCGCGGTGCCGTTGCGGGCCGCGGGGCGGGCGGTGGGGCGGATGGTGCTCGGCCGCTCCGCCCCCTTCACCCCGCCCGACGTCGCGCTGGCCGAGGAGCTGGGCCACCGTACGGCGATGGCCGTGGAGAACGCCCGCCTCTTCCGCGCCGCGCGCCAGGCCACCGAGGCGCGCGAGCACACGCTGGCCGTGGTCGCGCACGACCTGCGCAACCCGCTCACCGCCATCCGCATGGACGCGGAGATGCTGCGCTCGATCCTCGCCCCCCGGCTGGACGACTTCGAGCGCGGCTCGCTGGTGCGGATCGACCAGGTGGCGGGGCAGATGGACGGGCTGATTCAGGACCTGCTGGACGTGTCGCGGATGGAGCGCGGCGCCACCGCCCTGGAGCTTGCCCCCCGCGCCGCCGACGACCTCCTCTCCGAAGCCGCCGACACGCTGGGCCCCCTCGCCTCCGCGCACGGCCTCACGCTGGAGGTGCGCGGCTGCGGCCCCGAGACGATGGTGAACGCGGACGGCTCCCGCGTGGTGCAGGTGCTCTCCAACCTCGTCGGCAACGCCGTCAAGTTCACGCCGGAGGGGGGCACCATCACCCTCTCCTGCCACCGCGACGGCGACGAGGAGGTGCGCTTCGCCGTCGCGGACACCGGCGCGGGGATCGAGCCGGAGCAGCTTCCGCACATCTTTGGAGCCTTCTGGCAGGCGCGCCACGCCGACAGGCGCGGGCTGGGGCTGGGGCTCTCCATCGCGCGCGGGCTGGTGGAAGCGCACGGCGGCCGCATCTGGGTGGAGAGCGAGCCGGGGAGCGGCACCACCTTTCACTTCACCCTTCCGGCGCACGCCGCGCACCCGGCCGCGGCCGTCTGA